A genomic stretch from Cellulomonas sp. KRMCY2 includes:
- a CDS encoding pirin family protein, giving the protein MTNLETVPPELVCDGRPARAPDGVAEVAAGPGPAQVLSARDVPLGGLRAMTVRRTLPQRGRSFIGAWCFCDHYGPDDVTVTGGMSVAPHPHTGLQTVSWLFSGEIEHRDSLGTHAMVRPGELNLMTAGYGISHSEVSTPATTVLHGVQLWTALPEPDRDTAPAFEHHVPPVVHLPDAELRVFLGSLGGSTSPVRTYSPLVGAEILLSAGALLRLDVDPAFEHGVLVDAGAVSVDGRQGAPGELVYLPTGRGQVTLQAGGVVGGPGVRLLLIGGLPLGQQIVMWWNFIGRSHDEVVAARSQWQAEIGAGPAGAAVTRSRFGIVPGLDPLPAPGLPGIRLIPRE; this is encoded by the coding sequence ATGACCAACCTCGAGACGGTTCCGCCCGAGCTGGTCTGCGACGGCCGCCCGGCGCGCGCACCCGATGGCGTGGCGGAGGTCGCGGCCGGTCCCGGACCCGCGCAGGTGCTGAGCGCGCGCGACGTCCCGCTCGGCGGCCTGCGCGCGATGACGGTGCGTCGCACCCTGCCCCAGCGTGGCCGCTCGTTCATCGGCGCCTGGTGCTTCTGCGACCACTACGGGCCCGACGACGTCACGGTCACGGGCGGGATGTCCGTCGCCCCCCACCCGCACACCGGGCTGCAGACGGTGAGCTGGCTGTTCAGCGGCGAGATCGAGCACCGCGACAGCCTCGGCACGCACGCGATGGTCCGCCCCGGCGAGCTCAACCTGATGACCGCGGGGTACGGCATCAGTCACTCCGAGGTCTCGACACCCGCGACGACCGTGTTGCACGGCGTGCAGCTGTGGACCGCCCTGCCCGAGCCGGACCGTGACACGGCGCCGGCCTTCGAGCACCACGTCCCGCCCGTCGTCCACCTGCCCGACGCCGAGCTCCGGGTGTTCCTCGGGTCGCTCGGCGGGTCGACGTCGCCGGTGCGTACCTACTCCCCGCTGGTCGGTGCGGAGATCCTGCTGAGCGCCGGAGCGCTGCTGCGGCTCGACGTCGACCCTGCCTTCGAGCACGGCGTCCTGGTCGACGCGGGGGCCGTCTCCGTCGACGGTCGGCAGGGGGCACCCGGAGAGCTTGTCTACCTGCCGACCGGCCGCGGCCAGGTCACGCTGCAGGCGGGCGGCGTTGTCGGCGGTCCTGGTGTTCGGCTGCTCCTGATCGGCGGGCTGCCGCTGGGCCAGCAGATCGTCATGTGGTGGAACTTCATCGGGCGGTCCCACGACGAGGTGGTGGCTGCGCGGTCGCAGTGGCAGGCGGAGATCGGCGCCGGCCCCGCCGGGGCAGCGGTGACGCGGTCGCGGTTCGGCATCGTGCCGGGGCTCGACCCGCTGCCTGCGCCCGGGCTTCCAGGGATCCGGCTCATCCCGCGGGAGTGA
- a CDS encoding GNAT family N-acetyltransferase: MSGSAQEPVAAAGGPEVRRDDARSRYEIVVGGVVAGFSAYRAGPQDGDPMVFLHTEVDDAHSGQGLGTLLARGALDDVRLRGRRIVPLCPFIAAFIRRHPEYQELVESWA; encoded by the coding sequence GTGAGCGGATCCGCCCAGGAGCCGGTCGCCGCGGCCGGCGGCCCCGAGGTCCGACGGGACGACGCGCGGTCCCGGTACGAGATCGTCGTCGGCGGCGTGGTCGCGGGGTTCAGCGCCTACCGCGCGGGCCCGCAGGACGGTGATCCGATGGTCTTCCTGCACACGGAGGTCGACGACGCCCACAGCGGACAGGGACTCGGCACGCTCCTGGCGCGCGGGGCGCTCGACGACGTCCGGCTGCGCGGCCGGCGGATCGTCCCGCTGTGCCCGTTCATCGCGGCGTTCATCCGCCGGCACCCCGAGTACCAGGAGCTCGTCGAGAGCTGGGCCTGA
- the dcd gene encoding dCTP deaminase, with the protein MLLSDRDIRAELDSQRILLDPYDPAMIQPSSIDVRLDRYFRLFDNHKYPVIDPAVDQPDLTRLVEVEGDESLVLHPGEFVLGSTYEAVTLPDDVAARLEGKSSLGRLGLLTHSTAGFIDPGFTGHVTLELSNVATLPIMLWPGMKIGQMCFFRLSSPSEHPYGSSATGSRYQGQRGPTASRSFQNFHRTRV; encoded by the coding sequence GTGCTGCTCTCCGACCGTGACATCCGTGCCGAGCTCGACTCCCAGCGGATCCTGCTGGACCCGTACGACCCGGCGATGATCCAACCGTCCAGCATCGACGTCCGGCTGGACCGGTACTTCCGGCTGTTCGACAACCACAAGTACCCGGTGATCGACCCGGCCGTCGACCAGCCGGACCTGACCCGCCTGGTCGAGGTCGAGGGCGACGAGTCGCTCGTCCTGCACCCCGGTGAGTTCGTCCTCGGCTCGACGTACGAGGCGGTGACCCTGCCCGACGACGTCGCGGCGCGTCTCGAGGGCAAGTCGTCGCTCGGCAGGCTCGGCCTGCTGACGCACTCCACGGCCGGCTTCATCGACCCCGGATTCACCGGGCACGTGACCCTCGAGCTGTCCAACGTCGCGACGCTGCCGATCATGCTCTGGCCCGGGATGAAGATCGGCCAGATGTGCTTCTTCCGGTTGTCCTCACCGTCCGAGCACCCGTACGGCTCGTCCGCCACCGGTTCGCGCTACCAGGGCCAGCGTGGCCCGACGGCGTCCCGCTCGTTCCAGAACTTCCACCGCACCCGCGTCTGA
- a CDS encoding SDR family oxidoreductase produces the protein MAYETNDLTGTVVAITGASAGIGRATALMLAEAGANVVLAARRTERLDELVEQIGPDHALAVQTDVRDPEQNRALVAAAVARFGHLDTLVANAGIGMYGAIMDAEDDDLERMLDVNLAGTVWSVRAAVPELRRNGGGDIIIVASVAGMRGDSNEAVYAATKHGQMGLAGALDRELRREGIRVTALCPAGVTTEFAIGAGRTEGDPVLEAFLQPEDIAFQVLTCLKQPRRMRSTLWSIWSMAHDLP, from the coding sequence GTGGCATACGAGACGAATGACCTGACCGGAACGGTCGTCGCGATCACCGGGGCGAGCGCGGGAATCGGCCGTGCGACCGCCCTGATGCTCGCCGAAGCCGGCGCGAACGTCGTGCTCGCAGCGCGCCGGACCGAGCGGCTGGACGAGCTCGTCGAGCAGATCGGCCCCGACCACGCCCTGGCCGTGCAGACCGACGTCCGTGACCCGGAGCAGAACCGCGCGCTGGTCGCGGCAGCCGTCGCGCGCTTCGGCCACCTCGACACCCTGGTCGCCAACGCCGGCATCGGCATGTACGGCGCGATCATGGACGCCGAGGACGACGACCTCGAGCGGATGCTCGACGTCAACCTCGCCGGCACCGTGTGGTCGGTCCGGGCGGCAGTCCCGGAGCTCCGCCGCAACGGCGGCGGCGACATCATCATCGTCGCCAGCGTCGCGGGCATGCGCGGCGACAGCAACGAGGCCGTATACGCGGCGACCAAGCACGGTCAGATGGGCCTCGCCGGCGCGCTGGACCGCGAGCTGCGCCGCGAGGGCATCCGGGTCACGGCCCTGTGCCCGGCCGGTGTGACGACCGAGTTCGCGATCGGGGCCGGCCGCACCGAGGGCGACCCCGTCCTCGAGGCGTTCCTCCAGCCGGAGGACATCGCGTTCCAGGTGCTGACCTGCCTGAAGCAGCCGCGCCGCATGCGCAGCACGCTGTGGAGCATCTGGAGCATGGCGCACGACCTGCCCTGA